In Luteitalea sp. TBR-22, one genomic interval encodes:
- a CDS encoding SCO family protein, with product MPAARCLRHALLATLVVATVGVCPAAGQGRVPSEAGTPTDQRPKALEGVGYAQRLGEQVPADLSFVDETGRPVRMGDYFGKRPVVLVLAYYECPMLCTQVLSGMTAGLKGLQFDAGNQFDVVVVSIDPGEGPGLAAQKKASYLAHYDREQTAGAWHFLTGRKAEIDRLASAVGFSYTYDEKTDQYAHAAGLSILTPEGKVARYLFGIDFAPRDLRLGIVEATDRKIATPIDSVLLYCYHYDPAAGKYGLMAMKLVRTAGALFVLAMVVGFVVLRRRERRGLYGGGAPVGVPPGASHKA from the coding sequence ATGCCCGCTGCCCGCTGCCTCCGTCACGCGCTCCTGGCGACCCTCGTGGTCGCGACCGTGGGCGTGTGCCCGGCGGCGGGGCAGGGACGGGTGCCGTCGGAGGCAGGCACGCCCACCGACCAGCGCCCGAAGGCGCTCGAGGGCGTGGGCTATGCGCAGCGGCTCGGCGAGCAGGTGCCGGCCGACCTGTCGTTCGTCGACGAGACGGGCCGGCCCGTCCGCATGGGCGACTACTTCGGGAAGCGCCCGGTGGTGCTGGTGCTGGCGTACTACGAGTGCCCGATGCTCTGCACGCAGGTGCTGTCGGGCATGACGGCGGGCCTCAAGGGCCTGCAGTTCGACGCCGGCAACCAGTTCGACGTCGTGGTGGTGAGCATCGACCCGGGCGAGGGCCCGGGGTTGGCGGCGCAGAAGAAGGCGTCGTACCTGGCGCACTACGACCGCGAGCAGACCGCCGGCGCGTGGCACTTCCTGACGGGACGCAAGGCCGAGATCGACAGGCTGGCCAGCGCCGTGGGGTTCTCGTACACCTACGACGAGAAGACGGACCAGTACGCGCATGCCGCCGGGCTGTCGATCCTGACGCCCGAGGGGAAGGTCGCCCGGTACCTGTTCGGGATCGACTTCGCCCCGCGCGACCTGCGGCTCGGCATCGTCGAGGCGACCGATCGGAAGATTGCCACGCCGATCGACAGCGTGCTGCTGTACTGCTACCACTACGACCCCGCGGCGGGGAAGTACGGGCTGATGGCGATGAAGCTGGTGCGGACGGCCGGAGCGCTGTTCGTGCTGGCGATGGTGGTGGGCTTCGTGGTCCTGCGGCGTCGTGAGCGCCGCGGCCTGTACGGCGGGGGCGCCCCGGTGGGCGTGCCGCCGGGTGCTTCACACAAGGCGTAA
- the coxB gene encoding cytochrome c oxidase subunit II yields MGGTFTLFPSQGSTLAGRVDNLYFFMLAVTLFFTVLVAALVVVLALKYRRKQADQVGANIHGSTALEVIWTAIPLLIAMVMFVWGTNVYFALAKPPAEAMEVYIIGKRWMWKAQHLTGHREINQLHVPIGRPVKLLISSEDVIHSYYIPAFRQKMDAVPGKTTTMWFEATKPGEYQLFCAEYCGTQHSGMIGKVIAMEPRAYQQWLAAGAPAGTLTSNGEQEFTTLGCVTCHREDGKGRGPSLVGVFGKSQALADGSSVHVDEAYLRESILNPQAKMVPNYQPIMPTYQGQISEDALVSLIAYIKSLEKPGAAPAGAAGTHEAAPAAGTH; encoded by the coding sequence ATGGGCGGCACCTTCACTCTCTTCCCGTCACAGGGCTCGACGCTCGCAGGTCGCGTCGACAACCTGTACTTCTTCATGCTCGCGGTCACCCTGTTCTTCACGGTGCTCGTGGCGGCCCTGGTGGTGGTCCTCGCGCTCAAGTACCGTCGCAAGCAGGCGGACCAGGTGGGCGCGAACATCCACGGCAGCACGGCGCTCGAGGTGATCTGGACCGCGATCCCGCTGCTCATCGCCATGGTGATGTTCGTGTGGGGCACCAACGTCTACTTCGCGCTGGCCAAGCCGCCGGCCGAGGCGATGGAGGTGTACATCATCGGCAAGCGCTGGATGTGGAAGGCGCAGCACCTGACGGGCCACCGCGAGATCAACCAGCTGCACGTGCCGATCGGGCGCCCGGTGAAGCTGCTGATCTCGTCCGAGGACGTCATCCACAGCTACTACATCCCGGCCTTCCGCCAGAAGATGGACGCCGTGCCCGGCAAGACCACGACGATGTGGTTCGAGGCCACCAAGCCGGGCGAGTACCAGCTGTTCTGCGCCGAGTACTGCGGCACGCAGCACTCGGGGATGATCGGCAAGGTCATCGCGATGGAGCCGCGCGCGTACCAGCAGTGGCTCGCCGCGGGCGCGCCGGCCGGGACGCTGACCTCCAACGGCGAGCAGGAGTTCACCACGCTCGGCTGCGTCACCTGCCACCGCGAGGACGGCAAGGGGCGCGGGCCGTCGCTGGTCGGCGTCTTCGGCAAGTCGCAGGCGCTGGCCGACGGCAGCAGCGTGCACGTCGACGAGGCGTACCTGCGCGAGTCGATCCTCAACCCGCAGGCGAAGATGGTGCCCAACTACCAGCCGATCATGCCCACCTATCAGGGCCAGATCAGCGAGGACGCCCTCGTCTCGCTCATCGCGTACATCAAGTCGCTCGAGAAGCCGGGCGCCGCGCCTGCAGGGGCGGCTGGCACCCACGAGGCGGCCCCGGCCGCGGGCACGCACTAG
- the ctaD gene encoding cytochrome c oxidase subunit I — protein sequence MHDVRTEPAPSASQAPTTPEVHYINATHGAMSWFFTKDHKRIALLYLYAVSAFFLVGGIFAMLIRLELATPRGDLLTAETYNKVFTAHGVVMVFFFLIPVVPTILGNFLVPIMIGAKDLAFPRLNLASWYVYMAGGLFGVAALVSGGVDTGWTFYTPYSTAASNTHVVLTGLGAFIAGFSSIFTGINFIVTIHTMRAPGMTWDRLPLFIWSHYAASLIMILGTPVVAVTLLMVVLERTLGLGFFNPALGGDPVLYQHLFWFYSHPAVYIMVLPAMGVISELVSAFSRKPVFGYKMVAIASLGIALVGFLVWGHHMFTTSQSVLAAMVFSILSFLVAIPSAIKVFNWTATLYRGSVELASPMLYALGFIGLFTIGGLTGLFLAAIGLDIHVHDTYFVVAHFHYVMVGGTVTAYLGGLHFWWPKMTGKLYSEGWAKVAAVLVFVGFNLTFFPQFVLGYLGMPRRYHAYPVEELSWQVLNILSSAGASILGIGFLLPAFYLTYSALKGQPAGPNPWGAYGLEWETTSPPPTANFEVTPIVTKPAYYYAPEEH from the coding sequence ATGCACGACGTCAGAACCGAACCCGCACCGTCTGCCAGCCAGGCGCCCACCACGCCCGAGGTGCATTACATCAACGCGACGCACGGCGCCATGTCGTGGTTCTTCACCAAGGACCACAAGCGCATCGCGCTGCTGTACCTGTACGCCGTGTCGGCGTTCTTCCTGGTCGGCGGCATCTTCGCGATGCTCATCCGGCTCGAGCTGGCGACGCCGCGCGGCGACCTGCTCACGGCCGAGACGTACAACAAGGTCTTCACCGCGCACGGCGTGGTGATGGTGTTCTTCTTCCTGATCCCGGTCGTGCCGACCATCCTGGGCAACTTCCTGGTGCCCATCATGATCGGCGCCAAGGACCTGGCGTTCCCCCGACTGAACCTCGCCAGCTGGTACGTCTACATGGCCGGTGGCCTGTTCGGTGTCGCGGCGCTCGTCTCGGGCGGCGTCGACACGGGCTGGACGTTCTACACGCCGTACTCGACGGCGGCCTCGAACACCCACGTCGTGCTGACCGGCCTCGGGGCGTTCATCGCGGGCTTCTCGTCGATCTTCACCGGCATCAACTTCATCGTCACCATCCACACGATGCGCGCGCCGGGCATGACGTGGGACCGCCTGCCGCTGTTCATCTGGTCGCACTACGCCGCCAGCCTGATCATGATCCTCGGCACGCCGGTGGTCGCCGTGACGCTGTTGATGGTCGTGCTCGAGCGCACCCTCGGCCTCGGCTTCTTCAACCCGGCGCTGGGCGGCGACCCGGTCCTGTACCAGCACCTGTTCTGGTTCTACTCGCACCCGGCGGTCTACATCATGGTGCTGCCGGCGATGGGCGTGATCTCGGAACTGGTGTCGGCGTTCTCGCGCAAGCCGGTGTTCGGCTACAAGATGGTCGCCATCGCCAGCCTCGGCATCGCGCTGGTCGGCTTCCTGGTGTGGGGCCACCACATGTTCACGACGAGCCAGTCGGTGCTCGCCGCCATGGTGTTCTCGATCCTGAGCTTCCTGGTGGCCATCCCCTCGGCCATCAAGGTGTTCAACTGGACGGCGACGCTGTACCGCGGCTCGGTGGAGCTCGCCTCGCCGATGCTCTACGCGCTCGGCTTCATCGGGCTGTTCACCATCGGCGGCCTGACCGGCCTGTTCCTGGCCGCCATCGGCCTCGACATCCACGTCCACGACACCTACTTCGTGGTGGCGCACTTCCACTACGTGATGGTCGGCGGCACGGTCACGGCGTACCTCGGCGGCCTGCATTTCTGGTGGCCGAAGATGACCGGCAAGCTGTACTCCGAGGGATGGGCGAAGGTGGCCGCGGTGCTGGTGTTCGTCGGGTTCAACCTGACGTTCTTCCCGCAGTTCGTGCTCGGCTACCTCGGCATGCCGCGCCGGTACCACGCCTACCCGGTGGAGGAGCTGTCGTGGCAGGTGCTCAACATCCTGTCGTCGGCCGGCGCGTCGATCCTCGGCATCGGCTTCCTGCTCCCGGCGTTCTACCTGACCTACTCGGCCCTGAAGGGCCAGCCGGCCGGACCGAACCCGTGGGGCGCCTACGGCCTGGAGTGGGAGACGACTTCGCCGCCGCCGACCGCGAACTTCGAGGTCACGCCGATCGTGACCAAGCCCGCGTACTACTACGCCCCCGAGGAGCACTGA
- a CDS encoding cytochrome c oxidase subunit 3 translates to MSHSSAHAAHHPALQHHFDTLEQQQNASTLGMWMFLVTEVLFFGGFFMAYILYRWMYNASFHEASHELNVWLGLFNTAVLIGSSLTMALAVRASKTGEKSALVFFLIATLVLGSIFLGVKVVEYSEKFTHHLVPGKHFAFHDANLKNGAEIYFSLYFGMTGLHATHMILGGFVLVPLIVMAMKGRFTPEWYTPIELFGLYWHFVDIVWIFLFPLLYLM, encoded by the coding sequence GTGAGCCACTCGTCCGCGCACGCCGCGCATCACCCGGCGCTGCAGCACCACTTCGACACGCTCGAGCAGCAGCAGAACGCCAGCACGCTCGGGATGTGGATGTTCCTGGTCACCGAAGTGCTGTTCTTCGGCGGCTTCTTCATGGCGTACATCCTGTACCGCTGGATGTACAACGCCTCGTTCCACGAGGCCAGCCACGAGCTCAACGTGTGGCTCGGCCTGTTCAACACGGCCGTCCTGATCGGCAGCTCGCTGACGATGGCCCTCGCGGTGCGCGCCAGCAAGACGGGCGAGAAGTCGGCGCTGGTGTTCTTCCTGATCGCGACGCTGGTGCTCGGGAGCATCTTCCTGGGCGTCAAGGTCGTCGAGTACTCGGAGAAGTTCACCCACCACCTCGTGCCGGGCAAGCACTTCGCCTTCCACGACGCCAACCTGAAGAACGGCGCCGAGATCTACTTCTCGCTGTACTTCGGCATGACCGGCCTGCACGCCACCCACATGATCCTCGGCGGCTTCGTGCTCGTGCCGCTGATCGTCATGGCGATGAAGGGCAGGTTCACGCCGGAGTGGTACACGCCGATCGAGCTGTTCGGCCTGTACTGGCACTTCGTCGACATCGTCTGGATCTTCCTGTTCCCGTTGCTGTACCTGATGTGA
- a CDS encoding cytochrome C oxidase subunit IV family protein, with amino-acid sequence MSHVAPKSQLFAVFAALMVLTVVTVLVSRVNLGYFNLPVAMAVAVTKALLVVLIFMEVKYSPKLVQVTAAAGFLFLGILVFYTMTDYLSRNMLGVAGR; translated from the coding sequence ATGTCCCACGTCGCTCCGAAATCGCAGCTCTTCGCCGTCTTCGCGGCGCTCATGGTCCTCACCGTCGTCACCGTGCTGGTGTCGCGCGTGAACCTCGGCTACTTCAACCTGCCCGTGGCGATGGCGGTGGCCGTCACCAAGGCGTTGCTCGTCGTGCTGATCTTCATGGAAGTGAAGTACAGCCCGAAGCTGGTGCAGGTGACCGCCGCCGCCGGGTTCCTGTTCCTCGGCATTCTCGTCTTCTACACGATGACGGATTACCTCAGCCGTAACATGCTCGGCGTCGCCGGCCGCTAA
- a CDS encoding FAD-dependent oxidoreductase: MPNPVLLAVDDDPGVRGAIVRDLREHYDEDDTPADRQYEVLAADSGAAALDLVDRLRQRRQPIALVLSDERMPGMGGVDLLTKVRDASPHTKRVLLTAYADTDVAIRGVNRARLDLYLTKPWNPTELFSPLDDLLAAWRAEARHEDARTLLFGDRWSRECYQLREFLARNRAPYRYHDTASPEGREALTALVGDEWPALPLLVTQEGLRLERPDVQALATHLHLQTRAELERYDLVVVGAGPAGLTSSVYGASEGLRTLLLDRDAPGGQAGLSARIENYLGFPAGLSGRDLTTRAVAQARKFHVEIVSPQAVTAMRVEHEYKVLRLADGHEVQASAVVLAMGVQWRKITGVDGLDRFTGAGVYYGASMAEARTCRDETVYVVGGANSAGQAALNFAEFARKVVMLVRGPDLSATMSEYLIANIRQRDNIEVLTHTCVVGAEGDDRLRSLTLASPSGEGARTVEAASLYVMIGAAPDTDWLGDVVARDPRGYIYTGPDLPRPPGSTRPEGWPRSRDPWLLETCVPGVFAAGDVRCGSVKRVASSVGEGAVAIQFVHQYLAGK; the protein is encoded by the coding sequence ATGCCCAATCCAGTCCTGCTCGCGGTGGATGACGACCCCGGTGTCCGCGGCGCGATCGTGCGCGACCTTCGCGAGCACTACGACGAGGACGACACCCCGGCCGACCGGCAATACGAGGTCCTCGCCGCCGACTCCGGCGCCGCTGCCCTCGATCTTGTCGACCGCCTGCGCCAGCGCCGGCAGCCGATCGCGCTGGTGCTGTCGGACGAGCGCATGCCGGGCATGGGCGGCGTGGACCTGCTCACGAAGGTTCGCGACGCCTCGCCGCATACCAAGCGCGTCCTGCTGACGGCCTATGCCGACACCGACGTCGCGATCCGTGGCGTCAATCGCGCCCGCCTGGACCTGTACCTCACCAAGCCGTGGAACCCGACCGAGCTGTTCTCGCCGCTCGACGACCTCCTCGCGGCCTGGCGCGCCGAGGCACGCCACGAAGATGCGCGCACGCTCCTCTTCGGCGATCGCTGGTCGCGCGAGTGCTACCAGCTGCGCGAGTTCCTGGCGCGCAACCGGGCGCCGTACCGGTACCACGACACGGCGAGCCCGGAAGGTCGTGAGGCCCTCACCGCGTTGGTGGGCGACGAGTGGCCCGCGCTACCCCTGCTCGTGACGCAGGAGGGCCTGCGCCTCGAGCGCCCGGACGTCCAGGCGCTGGCCACCCACCTGCACCTGCAGACGCGCGCCGAGCTCGAACGCTACGACCTCGTGGTGGTCGGCGCCGGCCCCGCCGGCCTCACCTCGAGCGTCTACGGCGCCTCGGAAGGGCTGCGGACGCTGCTGCTCGACCGCGATGCGCCGGGCGGGCAGGCCGGCCTGAGCGCCCGGATCGAGAACTACCTCGGATTCCCGGCGGGCCTGTCGGGGCGCGACCTCACCACGCGCGCGGTGGCGCAGGCGCGCAAGTTCCACGTCGAGATCGTCAGCCCGCAGGCCGTGACGGCGATGCGGGTGGAGCACGAGTACAAGGTGCTGCGCCTGGCCGATGGGCACGAGGTGCAGGCCTCTGCCGTGGTGCTCGCGATGGGCGTGCAGTGGCGCAAGATCACCGGCGTCGACGGCCTCGACCGGTTCACCGGCGCCGGGGTGTATTACGGCGCCTCGATGGCCGAGGCCCGCACGTGTCGCGACGAGACCGTGTACGTCGTGGGCGGCGCGAACTCTGCCGGGCAGGCGGCGCTGAACTTCGCGGAGTTCGCCCGGAAGGTCGTGATGCTGGTAAGGGGCCCCGACCTGTCGGCCACCATGTCGGAGTACCTGATTGCGAACATCAGGCAGCGCGACAACATCGAGGTCCTCACGCACACCTGCGTGGTGGGCGCCGAGGGCGACGACCGCCTGCGTTCCCTCACCCTCGCCTCGCCGTCGGGCGAGGGCGCGCGGACGGTGGAGGCAGCCTCCCTCTACGTGATGATCGGCGCCGCGCCGGACACCGACTGGCTCGGCGACGTCGTGGCGCGCGACCCGCGCGGCTACATCTACACGGGGCCCGACCTCCCGCGTCCTCCCGGCAGCACGCGGCCGGAGGGATGGCCGAGGAGCCGCGACCCGTGGCTCCTCGAGACGTGTGTGCCGGGCGTGTTCGCCGCCGGCGACGTCCGGTGCGGATCGGTCAAGCGCGTCGCGTCGAGCGTCGGCGAGGGCGCCGTCGCCATCCAGTTCGTCCACCAGTACCTCGCGGGGAAGTAG
- a CDS encoding sensor histidine kinase, translating to MADPFTQPLAEALARVAILESVDDSGRAWLAERAEDRTFEAGQDIFVAGETAEWMAMMIAGEVHVLRPDTGEPFIFVHEGDVSGVLPYSRMVTLRATARAVQRSRAALLHKRHFPDLLRELPEVGERLVWMMADRIREQAVSETHREKLMALGKLSAGLAHELNNPAAAVQRAAAQLCTLLTELQESAAGEAPIGRHLCSTTAADPDPIERADHERALRQWSRAEGHDIPRDALAALADAGLGVAEVTELLAGVPREAIAGLVVRTTMAWRARALVTDIERATTRIADLVGAIKEYSYRDQAPVQTVDIKASLERTLTVFTPRLKHGVTIERAYEADLPPVEANAGEITQVWTNLIDNAVDAMQERGTLRVAARREGDAVVVEIGDSGPGIPPDRVRQIFEPFFTTKPMGEGTGLGLDIVRGIARRHKGGVRLLHSRPGDTVFEVRLPTGAAAREETDGDHVPAS from the coding sequence ATGGCCGATCCCTTCACGCAGCCGCTCGCCGAGGCCCTCGCCCGCGTGGCGATACTCGAGTCGGTTGACGACTCCGGGCGCGCCTGGCTGGCGGAGCGGGCCGAGGACCGCACCTTCGAGGCCGGGCAGGACATCTTCGTCGCTGGCGAGACCGCCGAGTGGATGGCGATGATGATCGCCGGCGAGGTGCACGTGCTCCGTCCCGACACCGGGGAGCCCTTCATCTTCGTGCACGAGGGCGACGTGAGCGGCGTGCTGCCCTATTCCCGCATGGTGACGCTGCGGGCCACGGCTCGCGCGGTGCAGCGCAGCCGAGCGGCCCTGCTGCACAAGCGCCATTTCCCCGACCTGCTGCGGGAACTGCCCGAGGTCGGCGAGCGCCTCGTGTGGATGATGGCCGACCGCATCAGGGAACAGGCCGTCAGCGAGACACACCGCGAGAAGCTGATGGCGCTCGGCAAGCTCTCGGCCGGCCTCGCCCACGAGCTGAACAACCCCGCCGCCGCCGTGCAGCGCGCCGCGGCGCAGCTCTGCACGCTGCTGACGGAGCTGCAGGAGTCCGCCGCGGGAGAGGCACCCATCGGCAGGCACCTGTGCTCGACGACGGCCGCTGATCCCGACCCGATCGAGCGTGCCGACCACGAGCGCGCGCTGCGGCAGTGGTCGCGCGCCGAGGGCCACGACATCCCGCGCGACGCGCTCGCGGCGCTCGCCGACGCGGGACTCGGCGTCGCCGAGGTCACCGAGCTCCTCGCCGGCGTGCCCCGCGAGGCGATTGCCGGCCTCGTGGTCCGTACCACCATGGCCTGGCGCGCCAGGGCGCTGGTCACCGACATCGAGCGCGCGACGACGCGCATCGCCGACCTGGTCGGCGCGATCAAGGAGTACTCGTACCGCGACCAGGCGCCGGTGCAGACCGTCGACATCAAGGCCAGCCTCGAGCGCACGCTCACCGTCTTCACGCCGCGCCTCAAGCACGGCGTCACCATCGAGCGCGCCTACGAGGCCGATCTCCCCCCGGTCGAGGCCAACGCCGGCGAGATCACGCAGGTGTGGACCAACCTGATCGACAACGCCGTCGACGCGATGCAGGAGCGCGGCACGCTGCGCGTCGCGGCGCGCCGCGAGGGCGACGCGGTCGTCGTCGAGATCGGTGACTCGGGACCGGGCATCCCGCCCGATCGGGTGCGCCAGATCTTCGAGCCGTTCTTCACCACCAAGCCGATGGGCGAGGGCACCGGGCTGGGCCTCGACATCGTCCGCGGCATCGCGCGTCGGCACAAGGGCGGCGTGCGACTGCTGCATTCGAGGCCCGGCGACACGGTGTTCGAGGTGCGGCTCCCGACCGGGGCTGCGGCAAGGGAGGAGACCGATGGCGATCACGTGCCGGCATCGTGA
- a CDS encoding ubiquitin carboxyl-terminal hydrolase 14: MAITCRHRDQDTHPAPRTEGCEECLKLGDRWVHLRLCLVCGHVGCCDSSKNKHATRHFHATQHPLVRSLERGERWAWCYADEEFFEEA, from the coding sequence ATGGCGATCACGTGCCGGCATCGTGACCAGGACACGCATCCTGCGCCCCGCACCGAGGGCTGCGAGGAGTGCCTGAAACTCGGCGATCGCTGGGTGCACCTGCGGTTGTGCCTGGTGTGCGGGCACGTGGGGTGCTGCGACTCGTCGAAGAACAAGCACGCCACCAGGCACTTCCACGCGACGCAGCATCCGCTGGTCCGCTCGCTCGAGCGCGGCGAGCGCTGGGCCTGGTGCTACGCCGACGAGGAGTTCTTCGAGGAGGCGTGA
- a CDS encoding TIGR00300 family protein — protein sequence MKGTTSAVVEASGHLIDSGLLNTIFDAVIAHEGAFEVQRFEIGRTNNDFSELVLRVSAGTPDGLDRILEALLPLGCAPVDQVDALIRVADMDGAVPEDFYSTTNHRTAVRVDGRWLEVASQRMDAIVVVSPDGAAAACRKLRDVRRGDRVVCGTDGIRIVPEFQERDRQHFAFMANDISSERRVEASVARIAQVMRDVRARGERIIFVAGPVVVHTGGAPYFSELIRAGWVDGLLGGNAIAVHDIESCFFGTSLGVDLAQGVPVHEGHKHHMKAINRVNRAGGIVPAVESGVLTSGVMYDLVTHRVPFVLAGSIRDDGPLRDTVMDLIEAQERYAALLAGAGLVVMLSSMLHAIGVGNMLPSWVKVVCVDINPAVVTKLSDRGSAQTVGVVTDVGLFLKQLALQLQA from the coding sequence ATGAAGGGCACGACATCCGCGGTCGTCGAGGCCAGCGGCCATCTCATCGACTCGGGCTTGCTGAACACCATCTTCGATGCCGTCATCGCCCACGAGGGCGCCTTCGAGGTCCAGCGCTTCGAGATCGGCCGGACCAACAACGACTTCTCCGAGCTGGTGCTCCGCGTGTCGGCCGGGACGCCGGACGGCCTGGACCGGATCCTCGAGGCGCTCCTGCCCCTCGGCTGCGCGCCGGTCGACCAGGTCGACGCGCTGATTCGCGTCGCCGACATGGACGGGGCGGTGCCCGAGGACTTCTACTCGACCACCAACCACCGCACGGCCGTCCGCGTCGACGGCCGCTGGCTCGAGGTCGCCAGCCAGCGGATGGACGCCATCGTCGTGGTGAGCCCCGATGGGGCAGCCGCCGCCTGCCGCAAGCTCCGCGACGTCCGACGCGGGGATCGGGTGGTGTGCGGCACCGACGGCATCCGCATCGTGCCGGAGTTCCAGGAGCGCGATCGCCAGCACTTCGCGTTCATGGCCAACGACATCTCGTCGGAGCGCCGCGTCGAGGCGTCGGTGGCGCGCATCGCCCAGGTGATGCGCGACGTGCGGGCACGCGGCGAGCGGATCATCTTCGTCGCCGGGCCGGTGGTGGTCCACACCGGCGGCGCGCCCTACTTCTCCGAACTGATCCGCGCCGGCTGGGTGGACGGCCTGCTCGGCGGCAACGCCATCGCCGTCCACGACATCGAGTCGTGCTTCTTCGGCACCTCGCTCGGCGTCGACCTGGCGCAGGGCGTGCCCGTGCACGAGGGCCACAAGCACCACATGAAGGCCATCAACCGCGTCAACCGCGCCGGCGGGATCGTGCCGGCCGTGGAATCGGGCGTGCTCACCAGCGGCGTGATGTACGACCTGGTCACCCACCGGGTGCCCTTCGTGCTGGCCGGCAGCATCCGCGACGACGGGCCGTTGCGCGACACGGTGATGGACCTGATCGAGGCGCAGGAACGCTACGCGGCGCTGCTGGCCGGCGCCGGTCTGGTGGTGATGCTGTCGTCGATGCTCCACGCGATCGGCGTCGGCAACATGCTGCCGTCGTGGGTGAAGGTCGTGTGCGTGGACATCAACCCGGCCGTCGTCACCAAGCTGTCCGATCGCGGATCCGCGCAGACGGTGGGGGTCGTCACCGACGTCGGCCTGTTCCTCAAGCAGCTGGCGTTGCAGCTGCAGGCGTAG